The following are from one region of the Brienomyrus brachyistius isolate T26 chromosome 13, BBRACH_0.4, whole genome shotgun sequence genome:
- the osbpl5 gene encoding oxysterol-binding protein-related protein 5, producing MREESLCRRRFSLCPTTSTPQKIDPRTLTRNLSYAGDHDIYPLSPGSDMERNGLAMPRDEVSPVQSPGSKLEARVFNGQEKECSSPTEKLARKESLKVQKKNYRQEKKRATRELFSALKDPSVVIMSNWLKIRGTLKSWTKLWCVLKPGVLLIYKTHKVEHWVGTVLLNACKLIERPSKKDGFCFKLYHPLDKSIWAMKGPKGENVGSITQPLPSSYLIFRAASESDGRCWMDALELALSCSSLYKLTSRVGRDGDLNTSTESSHILHLLQSSPLTDQDLLQLNESMLENHHMENDGYSDKSEREAHEESDTGANENGGRLTEESDMDQSDDLSPCLLATAYVEQGQEEMGEAGEASQVETVSEENKSLIWTLLKQLRPGMDLSKVVLPTFILEPRSFLDKLSDYYYHADFLSQAITEESPYCRMKQVLRWYLSGFYKKPKGLKKPYNPILGETFRCCWLHPRTDSCTFYIAEQVSHHPPISAFYVSNKKDGFCINGSILAKSKFYGNSLSAILDGKARLLFLARNEEYVITMPYAHCKGILYGTMTLELGGKITIICEKTKFATELEFKLKPFLGSSCSVNQIFGKIRLGDDVLATVDGHWDGEVFIHEKKTGHQEMLWNPSLDVRQRRLRRQVVRLDQQGMFESERLWQHVTSAITSQDQEQATQEKFVLEEAQRQEAKDRGDKLWIPRLFNLDPVSNEWQYKFADTKPWDPSICLVQFEKDGVIQTKERSLHRHSGLSYSQNWAVEQKAKVQGKHRKSSSQPSSCSQNTESSSTTPEPTHESSDNEAFMTQCTRCNREVKDIADIEASIASIQQTQQDIQSNLHALTQQVLQRRRAEESAVLGRRHWFILCALLLLQLVINYAST from the exons ATGAGAGAAGAGAGCCTGTGCCGAAGACGGTTTTCCCTGTGCCCGACGACGAGCACGCCACAGAAGATCGACCCCCGGACACTGACGCGGAACCTGTCGTACGCTGGGGACCACGACATCTACCCCCTGAGCCCAG GCAGCGACATGGAGAGGAATGGACTGGCTATGCCGAGGGATGAAGTCAGCCCTGTCCAGTCGCCAGGCAGCAAG CTGGAAGCCAGGGTGTTCAATGGCCAGGAGAAGGAATGCTCCTCACCCACAGAAAAGCTGGCCAGGAAGGAATCTCTCAAA GTCCAAAAGAAGAATTATCGACAGGAGAAGAAAAGGGCAACCAGAGAACTATTCAGCGCCCTCAAGGACCCTAGTGTAGTCATTATGTCCAACTGGCTAAAG ATCCGGGGCACCCTGAAGAGCTGGACCAAGTTGTGGTGTGTCCTAAAGCCTGGGGTTCTCCTCATTTACAAAACCCACAAGGTGGAGCACTGGGTGGGAACTGTCCTGCTCAATGCCTGCAAGCTCATCGAGAGGCCTTCAAAGAAGGATGGTTTCTGCTTTAAACTTTACCACCCGCTGGACAAGTCCATATGGGCCATGAAG GGTCCTAAAGGAGAGAATGTGGGATCTATCACACAGCCCCTTCCAAGCAGCTACCTAATCTTCAGGGCAGCTTCTGAGTCAGACG GCCGCTGTTGGATGGACGCCTTGGAACTAGCTCTCAGCTGTTCCAGTCTCTACAAGctcacctccagggttgggcgAGATGGCGACCTGAACACATCCACGGAGTCATCCCACATTCTCCACCTCTTGCAGTCTTCCCCCCTGACTGACCAAGACCTCCTTCA gttgaATGAGTCCATGTTAGAAAACCACCACATGGAGAATGACGGCTATTCTGACAAATCAGAGCGGGAAGCACATGAGGAGTCAGACACCGGGGCTAATGAAAACGGTGGGCGGCTCACTGAAGAAAGTGATATGGACCAATCAGATGACCTTTCCCCTTGCCTGCTGGCTACTGCCTATGTCGAACAAGGCCAAGAAGAGATGGGGGAG GCTGGAGAGGCCTCCCAGGTGGAGACCGTTTCAGAGGAGAACAAAAGTCTGATCTGGACCCTGCTGAAGCAGCTGCGTCCCGGGATGGACTTGTCCAAAGTGGTCCTGCCCACCTTCATCCTAGAGCCACGCTCCTTCTTGGACAAGCTGTCCGACTATTACTACCACGCCGACTTCCTGTCCCA AGCGATAACTGAGGAGAGTCCTTACTGCCGGATGAAGCAGGTTCTGCGGTGGTACCTGTCAGGCTTTTACAAGAAACCCAAG GGGCTGAAAAAACCGTACAACCCCATCCTCGGTGAAACCTTTCGGTGCTGCTGGCTTCACCCCCGGACTGATAGCTGTACTTTTTACATAGCAGAACAG GTATCACATCACCCACCAATATCTGCCTTTTATGTTTCCAACAAGAAAGATGGCTTTTGCATAAATGGCAGCATCCTTGCCAAATCCAAGTTCTATG GAAACTCACTGTCTGCCATTCTGGATGGGAAGGCCAGACTGCTGTTTCTGGCTCGGAATGAAGAGTATGTCATCACAATGCCATATGCCCACTGCAAAG GCATTCTGTATGGTACGATGACCCTGGAACTTGGAGGGAAGATCACCATCATTTGTGAAAAAACGAAGTTTGCAACTGAGCTGGAGTTTAAACTGAAG CCTTTCCTTGGTAGCTCCTGCAGCGTGAACCAGATTTTTGGAAAGATACGCTTGGGAGATGACGTGCTCGCCACCGTCGATGGACACTGG GACGGCGAGGTGTTCATTCATGAGAAGAAGACAGGTCATCAGGAGATGCTGTGGAACCCGAGTCTGGATGTGCGGCAGCGCAGGTTGAGGAGGCAGGTGGTGCGGCTGGACCAGCAGGGGATGTTTGAATCTGAAAG GCTGTGGCAGCACGTGACCAGTGCCATCACGAGCCAGGACCAGGAGCAAGCCACACAAGAGAAGTTCGTCCTGGAGGAAGCCCAGAGGCAGGAGGCCAAGGACCGGGGCGACAAACTCTGGATCCCCCGCCTCTTCAACCTGGACCCCGTGTCCAATGAGTGGCAGTACAAATTTGCAGA CACAAAGCCCTGGGACCCCAGCATCTGCCTGGTCCAGTTTGAGAAGGACGGCGTGATCCAGACCAAGGAGAGGTCCCTACACCGGCACAGTGGGCTCTCTTACAGCCAGAACTGGGCCGTTGAGCAGAAG GCCAAGGTGCAGGGTAAACACAGGAAATCCAGCAGCCAGCCATccagctgcagccagaacacagAGAGCAGCAGCACCACACCAGAACCCACGCACGAGTCCTCCGACAATGAAG CATTTATGACCCAGTGCACCAGATGTAACAGGGAGGTGAAGGACATTGCAGATATTGAGGCCTCCATTGCGTCCATCCAGCAGACACAGCAGGACATACAGAG CAACCTGCACGCGCTGACACAGCAGGTGCTCCAGAGGAGGCGCGCGGAGGAGAGCGCCGTGCTGGGCCGACGTCACTGGTTCATCTTGTGCGCtctgctcctcctccagctcGTCATCAACTATGCGTCCACATGA